A DNA window from Sporomusaceae bacterium FL31 contains the following coding sequences:
- a CDS encoding ferredoxin — MYIINSDCIMCGACAAVCPVGAISEGETQYIIDEQCIDCGSCAAVCPVGAISPGE, encoded by the coding sequence GTGTATATCATTAATAGTGATTGTATCATGTGTGGTGCCTGTGCTGCTGTTTGTCCAGTTGGAGCTATCTCAGAAGGGGAAACTCAGTACATAATTGATGAGCAATGTATTGATTGTGGCTCATGTGCAGCTGTTTGCCCAGTTGGCGCCATTAGCCCAGGAGAGTGA
- the lspA gene encoding lipoprotein signal peptidase — MPILLLILTVVILDQFSKFYIQSHMSLGMSIPVIADIFHITYILNPGAAFGILEHQTMIFVAIAIGMVAAVLYFYPRIPRGHYSLRLGIGLMVGGALGNVIDRVKTGYVIDFFDFRIWPVFNVADIAIVTGVGLIVYSLIYLSND, encoded by the coding sequence TTGCCGATATTATTACTAATTCTTACAGTGGTTATTCTTGATCAGTTTTCCAAATTCTATATTCAGTCGCATATGTCTTTAGGAATGTCGATACCGGTTATAGCCGATATATTTCATATTACTTATATTCTAAACCCTGGTGCAGCATTCGGTATACTGGAACACCAGACTATGATTTTTGTTGCCATTGCTATTGGCATGGTTGCTGCAGTCTTATATTTTTATCCACGAATTCCACGCGGTCATTATTCCTTACGCTTAGGGATTGGGCTTATGGTAGGAGGGGCACTAGGTAATGTAATCGATCGAGTCAAGACTGGCTATGTTATCGATTTTTTTGATTTTCGTATTTGGCCGGTTTTTAATGTTGCTGATATTGCGATCGTCACTGGTGTGGGGCTTATTGTATATTCTTTGATTTATTTATCAAACGATTAA
- a CDS encoding pseudouridine synthase, which translates to MDSKNYIFLAENCNGERIDVFLAKKITDLSRSHIQKLITEGNVQVNKRTIKANYKLQSDDSIEIVIPEAKPVDIIAESIALDILYEDADVIVINKPRGMVVHPAAGNYSGTLVNALLDHCDDLSGINGQVRPGIVHRLDKDTSGVMVAAKNDEAHIKLAQQIKERSASRQYLAIVHGNVKEEQGVVNAPIGRHPTDRKKMAVVFSNSKEAVTNFEVVERFGQYTLISCKLLTGRTHQIRVHMTYIGHPVVGDPKYGIGKQPFSIKGQALHSAQLKFTHPATNQEMLFSAPLPADMQKIITQLRRINQ; encoded by the coding sequence ATGGATAGTAAAAACTACATATTTTTAGCAGAAAACTGTAATGGTGAACGTATCGATGTTTTTCTGGCAAAGAAAATTACCGACCTGTCACGGTCGCATATACAAAAATTGATCACTGAAGGTAATGTACAAGTTAACAAACGTACTATTAAAGCAAATTACAAACTGCAGTCTGATGATTCGATTGAAATTGTCATTCCTGAAGCAAAACCAGTTGATATTATTGCTGAATCAATAGCATTAGATATATTATATGAAGATGCTGATGTAATTGTTATTAATAAGCCGCGCGGTATGGTTGTGCATCCGGCTGCTGGGAATTATAGCGGTACATTAGTCAATGCTCTACTTGACCATTGTGACGATTTATCAGGAATAAATGGTCAAGTGCGCCCGGGTATTGTTCACCGTTTAGATAAGGATACATCAGGAGTTATGGTTGCCGCTAAGAATGATGAAGCACATATTAAGTTAGCTCAACAGATAAAAGAACGATCTGCCAGTCGGCAGTATCTCGCTATTGTGCATGGTAATGTAAAAGAAGAACAAGGTGTCGTTAATGCACCTATTGGTCGTCATCCAACTGATCGAAAGAAAATGGCGGTAGTATTTTCAAACAGCAAGGAAGCTGTAACAAATTTTGAAGTAGTGGAACGATTTGGTCAGTATACGCTTATTTCGTGTAAATTATTAACAGGAAGGACCCACCAAATTAGGGTTCATATGACCTATATCGGTCATCCTGTGGTTGGTGATCCGAAATATGGTATTGGGAAGCAGCCTTTTAGTATAAAAGGGCAGGCGTTGCATTCTGCTCAACTAAAATTTACCCATCCGGCTACTAATCAGGAGATGTTGTTTTCCGCGCCATTGCCTGCTGATATGCAGAAGATTATTACCCAGCTTAGACGTATTAATCAATAG
- the pyrR gene encoding bifunctional protein PyrR, with the protein MPILVEKTVIMDAQAIKRALTRIAHEIIEKNKGINDIILVGIRTRGVPLAEHLAQEIEKIEGVKLPVGILDITLYRDDLSTLSYQPIVHQTEIPTDVNGKKVVLVDDVLYTGRTVRAALDALIDIGRPTTIQLAVLVDRGHRELPIRADYVGKNVPTSGKEVVSVQLMAIDKIEKVVIKEFKEQEKG; encoded by the coding sequence ATGCCAATATTAGTTGAAAAGACAGTCATTATGGATGCTCAAGCTATTAAGCGAGCTCTTACCAGGATTGCTCATGAAATTATCGAAAAGAATAAGGGGATTAATGACATTATTCTAGTAGGTATCAGAACGAGAGGTGTGCCGTTAGCTGAGCATTTGGCTCAAGAAATTGAAAAAATCGAGGGTGTTAAATTACCTGTAGGAATTCTCGATATTACGTTGTACCGGGACGATTTATCTACGTTGAGTTATCAGCCTATCGTGCATCAAACAGAAATTCCAACTGACGTAAACGGAAAAAAAGTCGTATTAGTTGATGATGTTCTTTATACCGGGCGTACTGTACGAGCTGCACTAGACGCTTTAATTGATATAGGCCGTCCAACCACCATTCAGCTTGCTGTGTTAGTTGACCGAGGCCATAGAGAACTACCGATTAGAGCTGATTATGTCGGCAAAAATGTCCCAACATCCGGGAAAGAAGTTGTTAGTGTACAATTGATGGCTATCGATAAAATTGAAAAAGTTGTTATTAAAGAATTTAAAGAACAAGAAAAAGGTTGA
- the fbpA gene encoding fibronectin-binding protein A, with product MSLDGFSMSPLVDELNQKLAGGRIDKVFQPNKNTIIIWIRQPGETYRLNINVNPEHPNINISSQLIENPAAPPVFCMVLRKHLEDGRIASIAQYNMDRILFLHVDVRGPGGIIVSKKLIIEIMGKHSNIILVQDDLIIDAIRRIGPDVSRIRQIAPGKHYLLPPGQSKLNILTEPATQFAAKVQATCSGLLVKAIIATGQGIGPITAKELVWRAGFPEKINVENLDEADWKSLIKAIDSIIAPMKELAIFPTVITDKNNRLLGIAAFNIEHLGVSEYHIPHHFPTMSAAIDFTGRLSIRYTPPEKDALSKLVKHELAKLEKKLLIITDELSLACKADEYRKSGDLLMTNLHQKTPTANQINLPDIYSEFPDQNLRTIDIDPTLSLLENSQQYYAKYNKLKRAQKSLALQVSQTKQELDYLTSIEIALDNAGNSSDVLDVRNELVIAGYIKHSKKQRPAAKHSRPLKLLSAEGLEILIGKNNYQNDEITFKLAQLDDIWLHIKDFPGSHVLIRSGQLPIPEDTLYLAAQFAAYFSKGRNSSNVPVDYTKRRNVKKPSGAKPGFVTYTAQKTLYVTPDHEFIEKMLKEQEKG from the coding sequence ATGAGTCTCGATGGTTTTTCCATGTCACCATTAGTCGATGAATTAAATCAGAAACTTGCCGGTGGACGTATCGATAAAGTATTTCAACCTAATAAAAACACCATTATTATCTGGATAAGACAACCAGGAGAAACCTACCGTCTGAATATTAATGTAAATCCAGAACATCCAAATATTAATATCAGTAGCCAGCTAATTGAAAATCCTGCAGCTCCACCTGTATTTTGCATGGTCTTACGCAAGCACCTGGAAGATGGCCGAATAGCTAGCATTGCTCAATATAATATGGATAGAATACTGTTTTTGCATGTGGATGTTCGTGGTCCGGGCGGCATTATAGTCAGTAAAAAATTGATCATTGAAATAATGGGCAAACATAGTAACATCATCTTAGTTCAAGATGATCTAATCATTGATGCAATCCGCAGAATTGGGCCGGATGTTAGCCGCATTCGCCAAATAGCTCCCGGTAAACACTATCTCTTGCCACCTGGACAAAGCAAACTAAATATTCTTACCGAGCCAGCAACCCAATTCGCTGCAAAGGTTCAAGCCACGTGCTCTGGCTTACTAGTCAAAGCGATCATTGCCACTGGACAAGGCATCGGGCCAATAACCGCCAAGGAATTAGTATGGCGTGCAGGATTTCCTGAGAAAATTAATGTTGAAAACTTAGATGAAGCTGATTGGAAATCGCTTATTAAAGCCATTGACAGCATCATAGCTCCAATGAAAGAACTTGCAATATTTCCAACCGTAATCACGGATAAAAATAATCGGCTGTTGGGAATAGCAGCATTCAATATTGAGCACTTGGGAGTTTCTGAATATCATATCCCCCATCACTTTCCAACAATGAGTGCCGCTATTGACTTTACAGGAAGACTTTCAATAAGGTATACCCCGCCTGAAAAGGATGCGCTCAGTAAATTGGTGAAGCATGAACTTGCGAAATTAGAAAAGAAACTTCTTATCATCACCGATGAACTCAGTTTAGCCTGTAAAGCCGATGAATATCGAAAATCCGGTGACTTATTAATGACTAATTTGCATCAGAAAACACCAACCGCAAACCAGATCAACCTGCCCGATATTTATAGCGAATTTCCAGATCAAAATTTACGAACTATCGATATAGACCCTACCCTATCTTTACTGGAAAATTCTCAACAATATTATGCTAAATATAATAAATTAAAACGCGCCCAGAAATCACTGGCACTCCAAGTCAGCCAGACAAAACAAGAACTTGACTATCTTACCAGTATTGAAATAGCCCTCGACAATGCAGGTAATTCAAGTGATGTCCTTGATGTCCGAAATGAATTAGTAATAGCAGGTTACATCAAACATTCAAAAAAACAACGCCCCGCAGCTAAACACTCCCGCCCACTTAAACTTCTTTCCGCTGAAGGCTTAGAAATACTGATTGGCAAAAATAATTATCAAAACGACGAAATAACCTTTAAACTTGCCCAACTCGATGATATCTGGCTGCATATAAAAGACTTCCCCGGCTCCCATGTTCTGATCCGTTCCGGGCAACTGCCAATACCTGAAGATACATTATATTTAGCCGCCCAATTTGCCGCCTACTTTAGTAAAGGGCGCAACTCCTCTAATGTTCCTGTTGATTACACAAAGCGGCGAAATGTGAAAAAGCCTAGTGGGGCTAAGCCTGGATTTGTTACCTATACAGCTCAAAAAACACTGTATGTAACACCTGATCATGAATTCATTGAAAAAATGCTTAAAGAACAAGAAAAAGGTTGA
- a CDS encoding ATPase, with protein sequence MGSDKWYTRTAEETLVFWDTDKEDGLSTSEVKKRLNKFGFNEIVEKEKTSWWKRLLAQFQDFMVLILLGATLISAFLGEYVDAITILAIVIINAILGFVQEFRAEKSMEALKKLAAPTAHVIRNGTPQQIPAKELVPGDILILESGDKLSADGRLVAGQGVEIEEAALTGESLPVRKIADRVYNENSPLGDRKNMVYAGTVVTRGRGKAVVCATGMATEVGCIAGMIQESANEATPLEKRLEHLGRWLVWGCLAICLIVVMTGVARGEPLFLMCMAGISLAVAAIPEGLPAIVTVALALGVQRMIKRNAIVRKLPAVETLGCTTVICSDKTGTLTQNAMTVRKIFTGSNAYELTGSGYDIKGDFLLHKQLFQAKNDKLLTYCLEIAALCNNSVLKRNDVSIAGLWRRTNDSAWSIEGDPTEGALIVAAAKADIWRANLEKLQTRIGEVPFESDRRRMSVIYQCNGEYYLYTKGAPDTILEMCRSYNNGRNEIPINSDILSKLSTANEEMTSQALRVLAVAYRKISKVEAEYPSEQSETNLTFIGLIGMIDPPRDEAKRAIEVCKQAGIKTVMITGDHRNTAMAIASELKMFDESKNLVLTGQELDLLSDNELSKVANNVTVYARVSPAHKLRIVKALKKQGHIVAMTGDGVNDAPAIKEADIGIAMGCTGTDVTKEASAMILADDNFATIVAAVEEGRGIYDNIRKFIRYLLACNTGEVLTMFIAALAGLPMPLLPVQILWVNLVTDGLPAMALGIDNNDPNIMCRPPRHPSESVFSRGLSRKIIGRGIQIGLSTVLVFSIVYYLKNDLNLARTMAFSTLVFSQMFHVFDCRSETYSVFEAGLFSNKFLVMAALCSTCMQISVIYNPFLSSVFATVPMGVYDWILVLGISGWTFILNGFKYIFFRRQVARAVFNR encoded by the coding sequence TTGGGCAGTGATAAGTGGTATACTCGTACGGCAGAAGAAACATTAGTATTTTGGGATACAGATAAAGAGGATGGGTTGTCCACATCGGAAGTTAAAAAAAGATTAAATAAATTTGGCTTTAACGAAATCGTTGAAAAAGAGAAAACTTCATGGTGGAAACGCTTACTTGCGCAGTTCCAAGATTTTATGGTATTGATACTGCTTGGAGCTACGTTAATATCGGCATTTTTAGGCGAATACGTTGATGCAATTACCATTCTTGCTATTGTTATTATTAATGCCATTCTTGGTTTTGTTCAGGAATTTCGCGCTGAAAAATCAATGGAAGCATTGAAAAAACTAGCGGCACCTACTGCCCATGTCATAAGAAATGGGACACCGCAGCAGATTCCAGCTAAAGAATTAGTACCAGGGGATATTCTTATATTAGAATCTGGCGATAAGCTTTCTGCTGATGGACGACTAGTAGCAGGCCAGGGGGTAGAAATTGAAGAGGCTGCATTGACAGGAGAATCTCTTCCTGTTAGAAAGATTGCTGATCGAGTTTATAATGAAAATAGCCCTCTCGGTGATCGGAAGAATATGGTTTATGCTGGAACTGTTGTTACTCGTGGACGTGGAAAAGCCGTCGTTTGTGCAACTGGTATGGCTACAGAAGTCGGCTGCATTGCTGGTATGATTCAGGAGTCCGCCAATGAAGCAACTCCACTCGAAAAGAGACTGGAACATTTAGGCCGATGGTTAGTATGGGGATGTTTAGCGATATGCCTCATTGTTGTAATGACTGGTGTAGCCCGAGGAGAACCGCTGTTTTTGATGTGCATGGCTGGAATTAGTTTGGCAGTTGCAGCCATTCCTGAAGGGCTGCCAGCGATCGTAACAGTTGCTCTAGCCTTGGGTGTTCAACGCATGATCAAACGCAATGCTATTGTACGTAAACTGCCTGCAGTTGAAACACTTGGCTGTACAACTGTGATTTGTTCAGATAAAACAGGAACTTTGACTCAAAATGCCATGACAGTAAGAAAAATTTTTACTGGATCGAATGCATATGAGTTGACTGGAAGCGGCTATGATATAAAAGGGGATTTTCTGCTTCATAAACAGTTATTTCAAGCCAAAAATGATAAATTATTGACGTATTGTTTGGAAATTGCAGCACTATGTAACAATAGCGTGCTAAAACGCAATGACGTCAGTATTGCCGGGTTGTGGAGGCGTACTAATGATAGTGCCTGGAGCATTGAAGGGGATCCGACAGAGGGAGCATTAATCGTTGCAGCAGCAAAAGCAGATATTTGGCGTGCTAATTTGGAAAAATTGCAGACGCGAATAGGTGAGGTACCCTTTGAATCAGATCGACGCAGGATGTCTGTAATCTATCAATGTAATGGAGAATATTATTTATACACTAAAGGAGCTCCGGACACTATTCTAGAAATGTGCCGCTCATATAATAATGGCAGGAATGAGATTCCCATTAACTCAGACATATTGAGTAAATTATCAACTGCTAATGAAGAAATGACATCACAGGCGTTACGTGTATTAGCGGTCGCATATCGGAAAATTTCCAAAGTTGAAGCTGAGTATCCAAGCGAACAAAGCGAAACCAATCTCACCTTTATTGGACTTATTGGTATGATTGATCCACCGCGAGATGAAGCTAAACGGGCGATTGAAGTTTGTAAACAAGCTGGTATTAAAACCGTAATGATAACAGGAGATCATCGCAATACTGCTATGGCTATTGCTAGTGAATTGAAAATGTTTGATGAAAGTAAAAATCTTGTTTTAACAGGGCAAGAGCTTGATCTTCTAAGCGATAATGAATTGTCTAAAGTTGCAAATAATGTTACTGTTTATGCCAGGGTATCGCCGGCACATAAACTTAGAATTGTAAAAGCACTGAAAAAACAGGGCCATATTGTTGCAATGACAGGAGACGGGGTCAACGATGCTCCTGCGATAAAAGAGGCTGATATTGGAATTGCGATGGGGTGCACTGGTACTGATGTGACGAAAGAAGCCTCTGCGATGATTCTTGCTGATGATAATTTTGCTACCATTGTTGCTGCTGTCGAAGAGGGGCGGGGGATTTATGATAACATTAGGAAATTTATCAGATATTTGCTTGCCTGTAATACTGGTGAGGTATTAACTATGTTTATAGCAGCATTGGCCGGATTACCGATGCCATTATTGCCTGTTCAAATTCTTTGGGTCAATCTTGTTACAGACGGACTGCCAGCAATGGCATTAGGTATTGATAATAACGATCCTAATATTATGTGCCGTCCGCCTCGTCATCCGAGCGAAAGTGTTTTCTCGCGTGGTTTGAGTCGAAAAATAATTGGGCGCGGTATTCAAATCGGTTTAAGTACGGTGCTGGTATTCTCAATTGTCTATTACTTGAAAAATGATTTGAATTTAGCACGTACGATGGCTTTCTCAACATTAGTTTTTTCGCAGATGTTTCATGTATTTGATTGCCGTTCTGAAACTTATAGTGTTTTTGAGGCTGGATTATTCAGTAATAAATTTCTTGTAATGGCAGCGTTATGTTCAACATGCATGCAAATTTCAGTGATCTATAATCCATTTTTAAGCAGTGTTTTTGCTACAGTCCCTATGGGAGTCTATGACTGGATATTGGTATTAGGTATATCGGGCTGGACCTTTATCTTAAATGGTTTCAAATATATATTTTTCCGTCGACAAGTTGCACGTGCTGTATTTAACAGGTAG
- the dapF gene encoding diaminopimelate epimerase, protein MQFKFTKWHGLGNDFVIVNGFTEKITDYSDAAIKVCDRHLGIGADGLVLILPSETADFEMRIFNSDGSEAEMCGNVTRCVARHVYECGLTSKTKITIETKAGIIVPELIIENGKIKTIKVDMGEPRLKRQDIPTAGLPNESLVNLPLHISNNIYNITCVSMGNPHCVIFVDNINDIDLSSIGPQIEKHELFPRKTNVEFAQVKNEQHIRMRVWERGAGITMACGTGACATLVAAVLNNKADRKATIELDGGELIVEWNKADNHVYMSGPATEVFRGEYVQQ, encoded by the coding sequence ATGCAGTTTAAATTTACTAAATGGCACGGGTTAGGTAATGACTTTGTCATAGTAAATGGCTTTACTGAAAAAATCACGGATTATAGCGACGCTGCTATCAAAGTTTGTGACCGTCATTTAGGAATAGGGGCAGATGGCTTGGTATTAATCTTACCCTCAGAAACAGCAGATTTTGAGATGCGTATCTTTAATTCCGATGGCAGTGAAGCAGAAATGTGTGGCAATGTCACTCGCTGTGTAGCTCGACATGTCTATGAATGCGGTTTGACTTCGAAGACTAAAATTACCATTGAGACTAAAGCTGGAATCATAGTACCTGAGCTGATTATCGAAAATGGAAAGATAAAAACGATTAAAGTGGATATGGGCGAGCCTAGACTTAAACGCCAAGATATTCCTACGGCTGGCTTACCTAATGAATCTTTAGTAAACTTGCCTTTGCATATTTCGAATAATATTTACAATATTACTTGCGTATCAATGGGTAATCCGCACTGTGTCATTTTTGTTGATAATATTAATGATATTGATTTATCCTCAATCGGGCCGCAAATTGAAAAACATGAGCTGTTTCCCCGAAAAACAAATGTTGAGTTTGCTCAAGTGAAAAATGAACAGCATATCCGGATGCGCGTGTGGGAACGTGGTGCGGGAATCACAATGGCTTGTGGCACCGGTGCTTGTGCTACTTTGGTTGCAGCTGTCTTAAATAACAAAGCTGATAGAAAAGCAACTATTGAACTTGATGGTGGCGAGCTTATTGTTGAATGGAACAAAGCGGATAATCATGTCTACATGTCAGGTCCTGCGACAGAAGTTTTTCGTGGTGAATATGTACAACAATAA
- a CDS encoding UPF0296 protein encodes MDIKLINIGFGNIVSANRIISIVSPESAPIKRIIQEARDRGMLIDATYGRRTRAVIIADSDHVILSAVQPETVAHRLASKESNDDTTE; translated from the coding sequence ATGGATATTAAGCTTATTAATATTGGTTTTGGCAATATTGTTTCTGCTAACCGTATTATTTCTATCGTCAGTCCGGAGTCGGCCCCGATTAAACGCATTATACAAGAGGCTCGTGATCGAGGTATGCTGATTGACGCTACCTATGGCAGACGTACTAGAGCAGTCATTATTGCTGACAGTGATCATGTAATTTTGTCTGCAGTACAGCCTGAGACTGTCGCTCATCGTCTTGCAAGTAAAGAAAGTAATGATGATACAACAGAATAA